Within Rhodopirellula islandica, the genomic segment ATTCGATTTCGGCGCTTCGCGTGAAAGAATGGCTAAGAGCGAGCTCCTTGAGACGAATCGCCTTGCTTCGGCTCCAGAAATACGTGTCATCCCCATCCTGCCAGCCACGCCCGATGGCGAAGGCCAGGGGCCCGGCATGTCAGGTGACAAATTCGAACCGATCCAAGAAAACGAATTTCGACGCGTCACCGAGCATCCGCTCAGCACGTTTTCCATCGATGTCGATACCGCCAGCTACGCGAAAGTCCGCAGCTACCTGCAACGAGGCCAACTGCCCCGTCCCGACTCGGTCCGCATCGAAGAACTGATCAACTACTTCGATTACCAGTACACGCCTCCATCGGCTGAAGATCCCGTTCCGTTCTCCTCCGCGATGGCGGTCGCCTCCTGCCCTTGGAACGAAAACAATCGCTTGGTCCGAGTTGGTATCCAAGCCAAAGACATCGATCGCAAAGAACGTCCGCAGTGCAACTTGGTGTTCTTGATCGACACCAGCGGTTCGATGAAGCGTCCCAACAAACTGCCGTTGGTCATCGAAGGCATGAAGGTGCTGCTCGACCAACTGAAAAACAAAGATCGTGTGGCGATCGTGGTCTACGCGGGATCGTCGGGGCTGGTCCTGGACTCGACCCCGGTCAAGCAAAAGAAGAAGATCGTCCGAGCCCTGTCGGCTCTGTCGGCCGGTGGCAGCACCAACGGCGGTGCCGGTTTGCAACTCGCTTACCAAACCGCCCGAGAGAACTTCATCGAGGACGGCGTGAACCGAGTGATCCTGTGCAGCGATGGCGACTTCAACGTCGGCATGACCGGCACTGATCAACTGGTGGCCGAAGCGACTCGCCAATCCAAATCGGGCACCGAACTGACGGTGCTGGGATTCGGCATGGGCAATCACAACGACGCGATGATGGAACGCATCTCCAACTCGGGTGCGGGCAACTACGCCTTCGTTGACACCGTTTCCGAAGCGAAAAAGGTGTTGGCGGATCAAGTGACCGGCACGCTGTTCACGGTCGCCAAAGACGTGAAGATCCAAGTCGAATTCAATCCCGCGGTCGTCTCGGCCTACCGATTGATTGGGTACGAGAACCGGATCTTGGCCAAGGAAGACTTCAACGACGACAAGAAAGACGCCGGTGAAATCGGAGCCGGCCACCGAGTGACGGCTCTGTACGAGATCGCTCCAGTGGGTCAGCTCCCCGATTCCATCGCCCCCGATGTCGATCCGCTGAAGTACCAACCCGGTGACGACGTAGTTGCTGAGGAAGCTATCGAGCCGGAGGAACCGGCGGACGCGGACGAGTCAGCGACGAAGGAAATCCTGACGTTGAAGATTCGTCACAAACCCCCGCAAGGCGACGTCAGCGAGAAGCTCACTTTCCCGCTGGTCAACGAGAGCGAGCCCTTTGAAAAGGCCGACGCGGACTTCCAATTCGCTGCCGCGGTCGCCGGTTTTGGGATGCAGCTTCGCAACAGCACCCACGCTGGAACCTGGACGATGGACGACGTGATCGCCACCGCAACGGATGCCAAGGGCGATGACGAACATGGACTCCGTGCTGAGTTCCTGGAACTGGCGCGAACGGCGAAACGATTGATCGTCAACGACTGATCCCTCGCCCAGAACCTGTCGCTCGGTGGTCCCCCGCCGAGAAACGTCCTGAGTTTTTTAGTGCCGCTGTTCGGCGGGTTCCCGAACGGCATACCTCTCCCGAAACGTAGTTTCGGGAGAGGTCTCGCGACGCCGTTCAGGCCTACGTTTTGAAGTTGCTTTTTTTCGTTGAATGGCCAACGGCCAAGTTCAACCCAAAACGCGTGGGCTGATGTTGGCCGTTGGCCAACCAATTCCCCTTCGTTCTCGATCCCAGGGGCGATGCCCCTGGCTTCGATGATGATGGCCGTTGGCCAACAAAACCGACTGCAAAATCGAAACTTCAATCGGCGTCCGCGAGGGAGGGGGCCGGGAATGGGAAGTGGCGCATGTTACCCTCCCCCAGAAATCTCGCTTTCCGCCCCTCCTGCTGCGGCTTGTCGATTGAGTCGTCAACGAGGTTCTAAGCAGGTACGCAGGTGTCATCGGGTATGTGAGCCGCTGGCGTTAGCCACGGTTTTCACGCACAACCGGGGCTAACGCCCAAACGGCTCACATGGTTGTGCTTGATCACTCCTGCCGACCTGCTTAACGCATGTAGGATGAGCACTCTTGCCCGTCCGAGTTGCGGATGTCGGCCAAGAGTGGCCAACCGACAGCAAACTTGACTCGCCCGTTGCCAACGGGCGAGGTTCTCAAGTCGCTGCTGGATCAGCACTGAAAAGCCGCCAACCTCAAGCCATGCAGATATCACCAACCAGAACGCAAGATGCAAACCATCGTGCAACCGGTTCTCTCACGAGGGCGACTGTCCGTCCGGCGAGGATGCCTCCGCTCGCGACCAGATCGCGTGCATGATGACGCTGTAAACAACCAGCGTCACAATCATCAACGCACCGAAGATCATCACGCTCTGGCGAAGTGCAAACGTGACGCCGTAGTCCGAATGCACGGCGTACACCCACGATGCGTGAACCAACATCATCAAACACGCCGCCGCCATCACCGACAACGTGACCAAGTCCGGGATGCGAGTTCGCTTGGGCTCCGGTGCACCGGCGGGTTGTTTCCACAACCACCTCAGAGCGAACACGCCCATCGGCGGCAACAAGAACAGCGACGACAAGTGTTGGGCCACCGCGTACCATCGCACGCTGCGATCGGACAACGAGAACGCTTCAGATGACAGAAACGGCAGCGCGATCATCGATCCCCAGCGATGTTGGTGCGTGAACGAATCCCAAAACACGTGCGTCGACGCGCCGACCAGAACACAGATGGCAACCAACAGAATGGATTGCCACTCGACCGAAACCGGGCGATCCGCGATCGGTCGAACCCGAGTCCGCAACGGCCCCGGCAGCAACTCCACCGCGGGCTGCTTGATCAGCAAGTGGTAAACGAAGTACACCGCCACGCCGACCGGAACGCAGTCGATGAACAGCCCGCGGATGCTGTGAAACGATTCGTAGTCAAACAGCATCGGGAAGAAAACGCCCGCGTCGGGCACCATGCACCCGATCGCGAGAGCCGAAAAGGGCAAACGCCACTTTGCCAACCACGCGATTGGAATCGCCGCTGCAACATGAGTCGGAGTGAACGGCATCGAATTTCAAATCGCGGGTTGGGCAGTCTCTCTGAGCAAGCTCAATTGGCTTGGATCAAAACATTCGCCGAGCTTGGCAAAACACTGACCGAAGCACCCGACTCAAGCAAGTTTTCAGCCTCCATCACCTGAAGCACTGCTTCCAGGATCTCAGGATCTCGCTTGGCGATCTCGTTCAGTTTTTCACCCACCACGCTGGGACGCGCTGCGGCGGCTTCCGCCATCTTACTCGACACCTTCAGCGCGGTCTCACTCTTGATCAAACCCACACGGTTTTCACCGTCCTGTTTCATCGCACTGGTCACCTGAACCAATCGCTTGACGACCTTCTCGGTGATATTCTCGACCATATGCCGGTCAGTGAAGGCGACCTTTCGAATGTAAACCGAACCCAACCGATAGCCCCACTTTT encodes:
- a CDS encoding DUF4184 family protein, giving the protein MPFTPTHVAAAIPIAWLAKWRLPFSALAIGCMVPDAGVFFPMLFDYESFHSIRGLFIDCVPVGVAVYFVYHLLIKQPAVELLPGPLRTRVRPIADRPVSVEWQSILLVAICVLVGASTHVFWDSFTHQHRWGSMIALPFLSSEAFSLSDRSVRWYAVAQHLSSLFLLPPMGVFALRWLWKQPAGAPEPKRTRIPDLVTLSVMAAACLMMLVHASWVYAVHSDYGVTFALRQSVMIFGALMIVTLVVYSVIMHAIWSRAEASSPDGQSPS
- a CDS encoding YfbK domain-containing protein; this encodes MSNSSTSPPWDDPRVTAFVLGELPENEAAQFTEEMNANPELATAVEEARAVTEQVESFFQSAAVPPLESNRVESIVRESETAPADEAPVSAGSAAGTAWFQSRWVQFAVAASIVGILAGLSVPAVHTARETASHQHPAVGTSAADQSGPERLDTMVMNDEMQLEDVEMVYQPFDGSAAKSMPAEKKAKGESFGLQAASRVSGISPAAEVTSSDASPRTIAESSFPSANERAVRSRRAKRAEDPAMGMGMDSMMMGGMAMEMEMDMQMADPAMEGMDMGMGGAPVDSNAAPRFAREEGSLAANAPLSLAVPKDEAPPAPSEPSAGKPVVADFAVAPVPEQLGRQQFDFGASRERMAKSELLETNRLASAPEIRVIPILPATPDGEGQGPGMSGDKFEPIQENEFRRVTEHPLSTFSIDVDTASYAKVRSYLQRGQLPRPDSVRIEELINYFDYQYTPPSAEDPVPFSSAMAVASCPWNENNRLVRVGIQAKDIDRKERPQCNLVFLIDTSGSMKRPNKLPLVIEGMKVLLDQLKNKDRVAIVVYAGSSGLVLDSTPVKQKKKIVRALSALSAGGSTNGGAGLQLAYQTARENFIEDGVNRVILCSDGDFNVGMTGTDQLVAEATRQSKSGTELTVLGFGMGNHNDAMMERISNSGAGNYAFVDTVSEAKKVLADQVTGTLFTVAKDVKIQVEFNPAVVSAYRLIGYENRILAKEDFNDDKKDAGEIGAGHRVTALYEIAPVGQLPDSIAPDVDPLKYQPGDDVVAEEAIEPEEPADADESATKEILTLKIRHKPPQGDVSEKLTFPLVNESEPFEKADADFQFAAAVAGFGMQLRNSTHAGTWTMDDVIATATDAKGDDEHGLRAEFLELARTAKRLIVND